In a genomic window of Plasmodium sp. gorilla clade G2 genome assembly, contig: PADLG01_00_16, whole genome shotgun sequence:
- a CDS encoding surface-associated interspersed protein 4.2 putative: MLFVVESDSRLEEWADQRISVDRFREIFEIYIEDKLDELKKARSKKFDKDCRDFNYFMDDVKDVFINNDLVKIPIDVRRSIWEKNVDKNLPTLMKNSTNCKCIRKEHNYDKEYRDMTQTLENFCEEKTRKLKNIDKKDYEEDLCINFNIWINKKKEKILEQYEKLSKKEENKHLLKVSETCDLNDVGNLFANISCEVMKKNKEEARSKNPKVKRRRPGNESVRASGKEDALSKKSKSINLKKEDNSAIVEMASGSNTVSKTSVGSTIARNGSGRKKVPPKPGSYKKSGEKISDKGPQTSTPKERSIKKKTDVQPKNVQNDVKRRGHGSSHVTSLPVKKTSTSDDTYKNPSSNYIEVDCTENKYFLLKDGNNKSKGICKTNYDYSISNDYDSTDSVFYSTDQVSSKNEIESPSSLPILHKGENTSNLYVNDQLSVSHKINSHSVEEQKNNVEISAQIDGNMEGSVRIDNHVDEYKEEEEEAASCDSGDESCVDASKIPVGLLKGLSTEEPSGLEGSSNIEYLRSNYFSGNNIFSDSVNLDFDILIPEEEALDEENSDIIHEHQGVEEINQEGASIIERSSHSSSQFSDSSASKNKYRILSTTMDFPDQYKLFGLYSPVSQKFGNVLSFVKDILSFSTAPVSRSQGQSKENNPEELSTSVNGSKEYESSPLQMNIGTVSRGNSIHPILTMLGLTNERGRRNSDRGSETYISGSSQNGFHKNEVIPTIKGKGGETQVVSNEKGGILSKGVTSMISSLPVALVTFVFLFMFLAFNKMNPFGTILVQGKKKKKKKVKEMMDDRRKPKRRSEKRMIAIDVNVEDEINKVIYKKEFNNYEDINYDDKIYVEDKYIKVEENEMYLREGIEELHIDDESGDVHFDDDCKGEHFDDEHILEQFPDEHILEHFPDQHVLEHFSDQHDYLHIEHQNDDVYLDEPKSDILSKELFDDVLIKVEGTEVNREVPIKKEEWMWKTIIEIEMKVIEKCKKNEWEESKGDFLEICLDEFMKKENEYKKLNNKVIVETNVLENQNMLWNKWIERHRYMLEKWKKEEWFYNLKNEWINEIKNYEKTENDIEITLPSEKEKRNIYLEKQKIIWRRWVARYVQHIDDDIIEAWFKKMMEEYEKEEYYLNKNRYKIINYIKNKNDKHDESVQYDDKEKLISPTCFDVEEKQKKKLLTKIWIQIHMMILEEYKKDEYIRIKNLLLDNYIDKLEKANEVNVKNRLQKLDILIEMKKENNMIQTNERNKWEGEKWFLDLKNEWNDYERGYIKNNFIIKKENAMNRYENIIHEPLLKVKKDIPQIHWKNINEKWLHDEYEYEHIGENIIDKNKLVLMEKKVKWKTIIEIYMEVMNEYKKDEWEESRGDFLQICLEEFIKKDNEDMNNINDELPIEQSENIEDILMLERQKIIWLQWIKRNKYMLQKWNKEEWFHKLKKNWKDEMNRYDQKLFFLKNKESDKCINPMLERQKYIWRKWIAKHLYHLDDLENEEWFNLLMNKYEKDKDDLKSDRNDKMDDMEKKKLITKLFIEIHMMVIEDFKEEECFMNKENFVNTYINELKKEEACEKNREMLHILNNIKKDIKLGYENTKLNEWKQEKWFDNLKKAWKEGECKKIFVDIEKGNLDLTQINIINNYMLEIQRSLLKKYWEDIEISWIDDDNQTDWLKIAINLNDYDNNNKKKVFNRRYNYMRNENLHIKKKKNIINEEHSSEDNKCIYQNNHSYIKRIIEIYMERVNEIKKKEWEENKWEFLKIALEEYIQMQFKKQKNLCIEEIIIKNKNTNDDNNGYLEQIFLWNQWIERKRYIMEKWKYEKWFEELKIEWIKEQGIYIKEEEIETFIKDEEKKNNK, translated from the exons atgctGTTTGTTGTTGAGTCTGATAGTAGATTGGAAGAATGGGCAGATCAAAGAATAAGTGTTGATAGATTTAGAGAAATTTTTGAAATTTATATTGAGGATAAACttgatgaattaaaaaaggcACGATCTAAAAAGTTCGATAAGGATTGTCGAGATTTCAATTATTTTATGGATGATGTAAAAgatgtatttataaataacgATTTAGTAAAAATCCCGATTGATGTTCGTAGAAGTATTTGGGAAAAAAATGTTGACAAGAATTTACCGACACTTATGAAAAATTCTACTAATTGTAAATGTATTAGAAAAGAACATAATTACGATAAAGAATATAGGGATATGACTCAAACGTTAGAAAATTTTTGTGAAGAAAAAACACGCaagttaaaaaatatagataaaaaagatTATGAGGAAGATTtatgtataaattttaatatctggataaataaaaaaaaagaaaaaattttagaacaatatgaaaaattaagcaaaaaagaagaaaataaacacTTATTAAAAGTTAGTGAAACTTGTGATCTTAATGATGTGGGTAATTTATTCGCTAATATATCATGTGAggttatgaaaaaaaataaggagGAGGCTAGAAGTAAAAATCCTAAAGTTAAAAGAAGACGTCCAGGAAATGAATCAGTTAGAGCTAGTGGTAAAGAGGATGCTCTAAGTAAAAAGAGTAAAAgcattaatttaaaaaaggaGGATAATTCGGCTATTGTAGAAATGGCGAGTGGAAGTAATACTGTAAGTAAAACTAGCGTTGGAAGTACTATAGCTCGTAATGGATCTGGACGAAAAAAGGTTCCTCCTAAACCTGGAAGTTATAAAAAATCTGGTGAAAAAATATCTGATAAAGGTCCTCAGACAAGTACTCCTAAAGAACGttctattaaaaaaaaaactgatGTTCAACCTAAGAATGTACAAAATGATGTCAAAAGAAGAGGACATGGAAGCAGTCATGTTACTAGTCTTCCAGTTAAAAAAACTAGTACTAGTgatgatacatataaaaatccTTCTTCTAATTATATTGAAGTTGATTGTactgaaaataaatattttttattaaaagatgggaataataaatcaaaagGCATTTGTAAAACAAACTATGATTATTCTATATCTAATGATTATGATAGTACTGATTCTGTTTTTTATTCAACTGATCAAGTATCTAGTAAGAATGAAATTGAAAGTCCTTCTTCTTTACCTATATTACATAAAGGAGAAAATACTtctaatttatatgttaatgATCAATTAAGTGTTTCCCATAAGATAAACTCTCATAGTGTGGaggaacaaaaaaataatgttgaAATAAGTGCACAAATTGATGGTAATATGGAAGGTTCTGTAAGAATAGATAATCATGTAGATGAatataaagaagaagaagaagaagctGCTTCTTGTGATTCTGGCGATGAAAGCTGTGTTGATGCAAGTAAAATACCTGTTGGATTATTGAAAGGCTTATCAACGGAGGAACCATCTGGTTTAGAAGGAAGCTCCAACATAGAATACTTAAGGTCGAACTATTTTAgtggtaataatatattttctgaTAGCGTCAATTTAGATTTCGATATTTTAATACCTGAAGAAGAAGCTTTAGATGAGGAAAATTCTGATATAATACATGAACATCAAGGAGTGGAAGAAATTAATCAAGAAGGTGCATCAATAATTGAAAGAAGTAGTCATTCGTCTTCTCAATTTAGTGATTCATCTgcttcaaaaaataaatatagaattTTATCTACAACTATGGATTTCCCTGATCAATACAAGTTATTCGGATTATATTCACCTGTATCACAAAAGTTTGGTAATGTACTGAGTTTTGTGAAAGATATTCTTAGTTTTAGTACTGCTCCAGTTTCCCGAAGTCAAGGTCAaagtaaagaaaataatccTGAAGAATTATCAACTAGTGTTAATGGTTCTAAAGAATATGAGAGTTCACCTTTACAAATGAATATTGGTACTGTTAGTAGGGGAAATAGTATACATCCGATATTAACAATGTTAGGTTTGACTAATGAACGAGGTCGAAGAAATAGTGATCGAGGAAGtgaaacatatatatctGGTTCATCTCAAAATGGttttcataaaaatgaagTAATTCCCACAATTAAAGGTAAAGGTGGTGAAACTCAAGTTGTGAGTAATGAAAAAGGAGGGATTTTATCAAAAGGAGTAACATCAATGATATCATCTCTTCCAGTTGCATTAGTAACAtttgtatttctttttatgttCTTGGCATTTAATAAG aTGAATCCTTTTGGTACAATACTTGTTCAagggaagaagaaaaaaaaaaaaaaagtaaaagaaATGATGGATGATAGAAGAAAGCCAAAAAGGAGATCAGAAAAACGGATGATAGCTATTGATGTTAATGTGGaggatgaaataaataaagtaatttataaaaaagaatttaataattatgaagatattaattatgatgataaaatatatgtagaagataaatatattaaagtaGAGGAAAATGAAATGTACTTGAGAGAAGGAATTGAAGAGTTACATATAGATGATGAAAGTGGGGATGTACATTTTGATGATGATTGTAAAGGTGAACATTTTGATGATGAACATATTCTTGAACAGTTTCCTGATGAACATATTCTTGAACATTTTCCTGATCAACATGTTCTTGAACATTTTTCTGATCAGCAtgattatttacatatagaGCACCAAAATGACGATGTATATTTGGATGAACCCAAAAGTGATATATTATCTAAAGAACTCTTTGATGATGTACTCATAAAAGTGGAAGGCACAGAAGTAAATAGAGAAGTTCCTATAAAAAAGGAGGAGTGGATGTGGAAAACCATAATTGAGATAGAAATGAAAGTAATAGAAAAATGTAAGAAAAACGAATGGGAAGAATCCAAAGGGGACTTTTTAGAAATATGTTTAGATGAgtttatgaaaaaagaaaatgaatacaaaaaattaaataataaagtaaTTGTTGAAACGAATGTATtagaaaatcaaaatatgttATGGAATAAATGGATAGAGAGACATAGATATATGCTTGAAAAGtggaaaaaagaagaatggttttataatttaaaaaatgaatggataaatgaaataaaaaattatgaaaagaCAGAGAATGATATAGAAATAACGTTACCTAGTGAGAAGGAAAAacgaaatatttatttagaaAAACAGAAAATTATATGGAGAAGATGGGTTGCAAGATATGTACAACACATAGATGATGATATAATTGAAGCATggtttaaaaaaatgatggaagaatatgaaaaggaagaatattatttaaataaaaatagatataaaattattaactatataaaaaataaaaatgacaaACATGATGAAAGTGTTCAATATGATGATAAAGAGAAATTAATTTCACCCACTTGTTTTGATGTAGAagaaaaacagaaaaaaaagttGTTGACTAAAATATGGATTCAGATACATATGATGATAttagaagaatataaaaaggatGAATATATACGTATTAAGaatttattattagataattatatagaCAAATTAGAAAAAGCAAATGAAGTAAATGTAAAAAACAGACTTCAAAAACTTGACATTTTGATTGAaatgaaaaaggaaaataatatgatcCAAACGaatgaaagaaataaatgGGAAGGAGAAAAATGGTTCTTAGATTTAAAGAATGAATGGAATGATTATGAAAGgggatatataaaaaataattttataattaaaaaagaaaatgccATGAATagatatgaaaatataatacatgaGCCTTTATTGAAagtaaaaaaagatataccTCAAATACATtggaaaaatattaatgagaAATGGTTACATGATGAATATGAATATGAACATATAGGtgaaaatataattgataaaaataaattagtattaatggaaaaaaaagtaaaatggAAAACTATCATTGAGATATATATGGAAGTaatgaatgaatataaaaaggatGAATGGGAAGAAAGTCGAGGAGATTTTTTACAAATCTGTTTAGAAGAATTTATTAAGAAAGATAATGAAgacatgaataatataaatgatgaattaCCTATTGAACAAAGTGAAAATATTGAAGATATTCTCATGTTAGAGagacaaaaaattatatggcTTCAATGGATTAAacgaaataaatatatgctacaaaaatggaataaagaagaatggtttcataaattaaaaaaaaattggaaaGATGAAATGAATAGATATGATcagaaattattttttttgaaaaataaagaaagtgATAAATGTATAAACCCTATGTTAGAaagacaaaaatatatatggagAAAATGGATTGCaaaacatttatatcatcttgATGATTTGGAAAATGAAGAATggtttaatttattaatgaataaatatgaaaaagataaagatGATTTGAAAAGTGATAGAAATGATAAAATGGATGACATGGAAAAGAAAAAGCTGataacaaaattatttattgaaATACATATGATGGTAATCGAAGATTTTAAGGAGGAAGAATGTTTCatgaataaagaaaattttgttaatacatatataaatgagttgaaaaaagaagaagcttgtgaaaaaaatagagaaatgttacatatattgaataatataaaaaaagatataaaattaggatatgaaaatacaaaattGAATGAATGGAAACAAGAAAAATGGtttgataatttaaaaaaagcaTGGAAAGAAGGTGAATGTAAAAAAATCTTTGTTGATATAGAAAAAGGAAATTTGGACCTGAcacaaattaatataataaataattatatgttagAAATTCAAAGAagtttgttaaaaaaatattgggAAGATATAGAAATAAGTTGGATAGATGATGATAATCAAACTGACTGGTTAAAAATAGCTATAAATTTGAATGATTATGacaataacaataaaaaaaaggtatTTAATAGaagatataattatatgagaaatgaaaatttacatattaaaaaaaagaagaatatcATAAATGAGGAACATTCAAGTGAGGATAATAAGtgtatatatcaaaataatcattcttatattaaaaggattatagaaatatatatggaaagggtaaatgaaattaaaaaaaaagaatgggAAGAGAACAAATGGgagtttttaaaaattgctttagaagaatatatacaaatgcaattcaaaaaacaaaagaatttatgtattgaagaaataataataaaaaataaaaatacaaatgatgataataatggcTACCTAGAACAAATTTTTTTGTGGAATCAATGGATAGAAAggaaaagatatataatggaaaaatggaaatatgaaaaatggtTTGAAGAATTAAAGATTGAATGGATAAAAGAACagggtatatatataaaagaagaagaaatagaaacatttataaaagatgaagaaaaaaaaaataataaataa
- a CDS encoding erythrocyte binding antigen-165, putative: protein MRKTLKLFCISGFLFSSRTLCKLENYLKNEYEKENSFNIINNKVEKEYDSRTNNNVNIDRSSDGRLELLEVKEEALLNDKNIQEQEAENNINFEEKILHKNVYELNKERIEKEGLYKPNTIKNIEDESLYKKGKLNFLYEYGMELLNINKVRMNKMNNSRSLGDSNMSFLDISNNNNKNKNNNMNNLNSLSFVDMKSVHRCITKRKKGEKDWACNDKNTKEPNICVSDRRVQLCTGNLVDLSIDESTKEKFKEKLIIAAKREGTLLFEKFGKEYTAEFCLNLKWSYSDYGDIIKGTDMEGVGRSIKVEFEIDRIFKSDQEKSKENRKKWWDEISVDIWNAMIEEHKGKLPKEIKECSENKPSDEPQINRWLMEWAYDTDYHKDKWYKKLDDPNSKCNSVCPKEQVCKSECTKYKTWVNKKNSDFTILSATYVKYNKTNLSYKTAFEYLQHKWDKYNELNFGSIFDQLNAKYYNKCVCQNSRLENNALFVKIENICKNKELKSIYGQLYCKEKGDDKIWQCVNENIKDFPDVCGPPRRQQLCLGNLDKDQFKNVSDLRVFLNEIILGIKDEGKYLIEKYRRNMHENKYLDNRACKYLNYSFDDYKNIILGKDMWRDPNSIKTENILKGNFEAIKANIVRKYPGYADLSLDEFRKHWWDQNKSQLWEAISCEFYTNNHIGVCLMEDDDDNQYLHWFREWKNDFCIEKPKWNNVIKEPCINRVIKVIRKMDNAHDVDAVCKRSCTDYDDWIINKLKEYKKQSSKYKRDRSLYNDVIKNLKPWEYLSMKCTECTCDLDTETFVYPYKGYENKCSSIVKPYDPKDIEDEQFNNPSMKVKPENAPSKDVTEREAPGVDVLSIKETVHLEPFKPNDVDHISDAAVGRNTKEGGSSPRGESDIVHTSTETHTHHDGVSASSSSLDSSSRSDGLLSGVEGVDVDQQELGSDELLSSQTVTHEVTESEGSILNQHGNEPSQTRAHLDGESVSIDNTEDTEHSSITPHVTHEANSLSGGENQETILGERESVTTSSLEDESSTIDRHSDRTNIGQVSDVSVDSSSETEKESRSGLETEQMEGAEVNGLNRNNDMALENDSVERREDENADAKERSGDGAPNKEHLNASQGKEHKLESSESPENSKRADSGLESQSNKLSNTSHMNHNDRIETTGERSIDGSHNGYGHDRSDNPRHRMNINNRSRQGPLESDIVVRGDYINNHEGEEEDSKSTLNDHRNNLNNMHNRTYNIEEYIYRDVNKVAHDIMKSYKSNGCTNDLSSAYCSNLKKESLSNVCTNEDSRNICCSISDYCMKFFNFNSSGYYSCMKKEFANPEYKCFARKGFSNMYYFAGGGLFFIILFLLGTTSSIGKWSEENELNGTAFEEANFEDAAFEVTTGQDSGFEEYGDNAYRIGLLMNQKIQSAKSSDYLEYHMDN from the exons ATGAGAAAGACCTTGAAGTTATTTTGTATCTCTGGGTTCCTCTTTTCTTCTAGGACATTATGCAAGTtggaaaattatttaaaaaatgaatatgagAAAGaaaattcttttaatataataaataataaagtagAAAAGGAATATGATAGTAGAAcgaataataatgtaaatattgATAGGTCATCAGATGGAAGGTTGGAATTGCTTGAAGTAAAAGAAGAAGCTTTAttgaatgataaaaatatacaggAACAAGAGGCagagaataatataaattttgaagaaaaaattttacataaaaatgtttatgaattaaataaagaaagaatAGAAAAAGAAGGATTATATAAACCAAATACTATTAAGAATATAGAAGATGaatctttatataaaaagggtaagttaaattttttatatgaatatggTATGGAATTacttaatataaataaggtacgtatgaataaaatgaataattctAGAAGTTTAGGTGATAGTAATATGTCGTTTTtagatatatcaaataataacaataaaaataaaaataacaatatgaataatttgaATTCATTGTCTTTTGTGGATATGAAATCTGTACATAGATGTATAACaaagagaaaaaaaggagaaaaaGATTGGGCatgtaatgataaaaatacaaagGAACCAAATATATGTGTTTCAGATAGAAGAGTACAATTATGTACAGGTAATTTAGTTGATCTTTCTATTGATGAATCTactaaagaaaaatttaaagaGAAACTTATTATAGCAGCAAAAAGAGAAGGGACTctattatttgaaaaatttGGTAAGGAATATACTGCAGAATTTTGTCTTAATTTAAAATGGAGTTATAGTGATTATGgagatattataaaaggTACTGACATGGAAGGAGTTGGTAGATCAATTAAAGTAGAGTTTGAAATAGatagaatatttaaaagtGACCAAGAAAAATCTAAGGAAAATAGGAAAAAATGGTGGGATGAAATTAGTGTAGATATATGGAATGCTATGATAGAAGAACATAAAGGAAAGTTAccaaaagaaataaaagaatgtTCAGAAAACAAACCTTCCGATGAACCACAAATTAATAGATGGTTAATGGAATGGGCTTATGATACAGATTATCATAAAGATAAATGGTATAAGAAATTAGATGACCCTAATAGTAAATGTAACAGCGTTTGCCCAAAAGAACAAGTTTGTAAATCTGAatgtacaaaatataaaacatgggttaataaaaaaaatagcgATTTCACAATATTATCAGCAacttatgtaaaatataataaaactaatttatcatataaaactGCATTTGAATATTTACAACATAAATgggataaatataatgaattaaattTTGGTAGTATATTTGATCAGTTGAATgctaaatattataataaatgtgtTTGTCAAAATAGTAGGTTGGAAAATAATGCtttatttgtaaaaatagaaaatatatgtaaaaataaagaacttAAATCTATATATGGACAATTATATTGTAAAGAAAAAGGAGATGATAAAATATGGCAATgtgtaaatgaaaatataaaagattttCCAGATGTATGTGGTCCACCAAGAAGACAACAATTATGTTTAGGAAATTTAGATAAGGATCAATTTAAAAATGTTAGTGATTTGCGTGTATTTTTGAATGAAATTATTTTAGGTATTAAAGATGAAGGCAAATAtttaatagaaaaatatagaagaaaTATGCATGAGAATAAATATCTTGATAACAGGGcatgtaaatatttaaattacaGTTTTGATgattacaaaaatattatacttgGTAAAGATATGTGGAGAGATCCCAATTCAATAAAAAcagaaaatattttgaaagGAAATTTTGAAGCAATAAAAGCAAATATTGTTCGTAAGTATCCAGGTTATGCCGATTTGTCTCTTGATGAATTTCGTAAACATTGGTGGGATCAAAATAAAAGTCAATTATGGGAAGCTATATCATGTGAGTTTTATACTAATAATCATATAGGAGTATGTTTAATGGAAGACGATGATGATAATCAATACTTACATTGGTTTAGAGAATGGAAGAATGATTTTTGTATTGAAAAACCTAAATGGAATAATGTAATAAAGGAACCATGTATAAACAGAGTAATTAAAGTTATAAGAAAAATGGATAATGCACATGATGTAGATGCAGTATGTAAAAGGTCTTGTACAGATTATGATGATTGGATAATTAATAAGTTAAAGGAATATAAGAAGCAATcaagtaaatataaaagagaTAGATCATTATATAAcgatgttataaaaaatttgaaaCCTTGGGAATATTTATCTATGAAATGTACTGAATGTACTTGTGATCTTGATACTGAAACGTTTGTGTATCCATATAAGggttatgaaaataaatgcTCAAGTATTGTTAAACCATATGATCCTAAAGATATAGAGGATGAACAATTCAATAATCCATCTATGAAAGTAAAGCCAGAGAATGCACCTTCCAAAGATGTAACAGAAAGAGAGGCACCTGGTGTAGATGTCTTATCTATAAAAGAAACCGTACATTTAGAACCTTTTAAACCAAATGATGTAGATCATATTAGTGATGCAGCTGTAGGAAGGAATACTAAAGAGGGTGGAAGTAGTCCAAGAGGTGAAAGTGATATCGTACATACAAGCACTGAAACACATACACACCATGATGGTGTCTCTGCATCGTCATCAAGTTTAGATAGTAGTTCTAGAAGCGATGGTTTATTATCTGGTGTTGAAGGGGTTGATGTAGATCAACAGGAGCTTGGTTCCGatgaattattatcttcTCAAACAGTAACTCATGAAGTTACTGAATCTGAAGGATCGATATTAAATCAACATGGAAACGAACCTAGTCAAACACGTGCTCATTTAGATGGAGAATCTGTATCCATTGATAATACCGAAGACACAGAACATTCTAGTATAACACCTCATGTGACCCATGAAGCTAATTCACTTTCTGGAGGTGAAAACCAAGAAACCATATTAGGAGAAAGAGAATCCGTTACTACCTCTTCCTTAGAAGATGAATCAAGCACAATTGACAGACATTCTGATAGAACAAATATAGGACAAGTGAGTGATGTATCTGTTGATAGTTCATCTGAAACTGAGAAAGAAAGTAGAAGCGGTTTAGAAACTGAACAAATGGAGGGTGCAGAAGTAAATGGATTAAATCGTAATAATGATATGGCTTTGGAAAATGATTCAGTAGAGAGAAGAGAAGATGAAAATGCAGATGCAAAAGAACGTTCAGGAGACGGTGCACCAAATAAAGAACATTTGAATGCATCACAAGGTAAGGAACACAAATTAGAAAGTTCAGAGAGCCCAGAAAATTCAAAAAGAGCAGATAGTGGCTTAGAAAGTCAATCTAATAAATTAAGTAATACATCACATATGAATCATAATGATAGAATAGAAACAACAGGTGAGAGAAGTATAGACGGTTCACATAATGGTTATGGTCATGATAGATCTGATAACCCAAGGCAcagaatgaatataaataatagatCTAGACAAGGACCGCTTGAGAGTGATATTGTTGTAAGAGgagattatataaataatcatgAAGGAGAAGAAGAAGATTCCAAAAGTACTTTAAATGATCatagaaataatttaaataatatgcataatagaacttataatatagaagaatatatatatagagatGTTAATAAGGTAGCTCATGATATAATGAAATCTTATAAAAGCAATGGATGTACTAATGATTTGTCGTCAGCTTATTGTAGTAATTTGAAAAAGGAAAGTTTATCTAATGTTTGTACTAATGAAGATAGTAGAAACATATGTTGTTCAATATCAGATTATTGTATGaaattctttaattttaattcaaGTGGATATTATAGTTGtatgaaaaaagaatttgCAAATCCGGAATATAAATGTTTTGCAAGGAAAGGTTTTTCAA aTATGTATTACTTTGCTGGTGGaggattattttttataatattattcctCCTAGGAACAACAAGTTCTATAGGAAAATG gtctgaagaaaatgaattaaatggTACAGCTTTTGAAGAAGCTAATTTTGAAGACGCTGCTTTCGAAGTAACAACAGGCCAAGATTCAGGTTTTGAAGAATATGGTGATAATGCATATAGGATAGGATTATTAA tgaACCAAAAAATTCAGTCAGCTAAATCTTCAGATTATTTAGAATACCATATggataattaa